From Lycium ferocissimum isolate CSIRO_LF1 chromosome 12, AGI_CSIRO_Lferr_CH_V1, whole genome shotgun sequence, one genomic window encodes:
- the LOC132040789 gene encoding cytochrome P450 94A1-like yields the protein MALVDLQLSNSLLFCLVPFLFILFIKFRKTTTNILLSSKIPKSYPIIGSYLSIIANQEQLIQWISDIILSTPKLTFTLIRPLNFHTILTANPSNVKHMLKTNFHVYQKGQTSNSALADLLRNGIFNVNGDTWKYQRQVASHEFNTRSLRKFVETVVDTELSERLIPILANAAAEKKVLDFQDILQRFAFDNICKIAFGYDPGYLLPTLPEAEFAVAFEDSVRLSSQRFILPSPLIWKIKRALNIGSEKKLRIAVQQVREFAKKIVREKQRELNEKSSLDSADLLSRFLSTGHSDEDFVTDIVISFILAGRDTTSAALTWFFYLISKNPEVESEILKEIGETSESLVLYDEVKNMMYTHASLCESMRFYPPVPMDSKEAVKDDVLPDGTFVKKGTRVTYHPYAMGRSKEIWGGNWAEFKPERWLNKDEVTGNWMFVGKDVYSYPVFQAGPRICLGKEMAFLQMKRVVAGVLQRFKVVPVAEQGVEPVFIAYLTAKMKGGFPVTIEERI from the exons ATGGCACTCGTGGACTTGCAACTCTCAAACTCATTACTCTTTTGCCTTGTTCCTTTTCTCTTCATTCTCTTCATCAAATTCAgaaaaacaacaactaatatccTTTTGTCTAGTAAAATACCAAAATCATATCCTATCATTGGTTCCTATTTATCCATCATAGCGAACCAGGAACAATTAATTCAATGGATATCCGATATTATCCTAAGCACCCCTAAACTTACTTTCACTCTCATTCGCCCCCTCAATTTCCACACAATTCTCACAGCCAATCCATCCAATGTCAAACACATGCTCAAAACAAATTTCCATGTTTACCAAAAAGGCCAAACATCCAACTCCGCCCTCGCAGATCTTCTCAGAAACGGCATTTTCAACGTTAATGGCGATACATGGAAGTACCAAAGACAAGTTGCTAGTCATGAATTTAACACCAGGTCCTTACGAAAATTCGTTGAAACGGTCGTTGATACAGAACTCTCCGAACGTTTAATTCCAATTCTTGCCAATGCTGCTGCTGAAAAAAAAGTTCTTGATTTCCAAGACATTTTACAAAGGTTTGCTTTTGACAACATATGTAAAATTGCATTTGGATATGACCCAGGGTACTTGTTACCGACCCTGCCCGAGGCAGAATTTGCGGTTGCATTTGAAGATTCTGTTCGCCTAAGCAGCCAAAGATTCATTCTTCCCTCCCCACTTATTTGGAAAATCAAACGCGCCCTTAATATTGGTTCGGAGAAGAAATTGAGAATTGCAGTTCAACAAGTACGTGAATTCGCGAAAAAAATTGTGAGAGAGAAACAAAGGGAGCTAAACGAGAAATCATCGCTCGATTCAGCTGATTTACTTTCAAGATTCTTGAGCACag GGCACTCTGATGAAGACTTTGTGACTGATATTGTGATAAGTTTTATATTGGCTGGACGTGACACGACTTCTGCTGCATTAACATGGTTTTTTTATCTGATTTCGAAAAACCCGGAAGTGGAATCTGAAATCTTgaaagaaattggagaaacatcAGAGTCTTTAGTATTGTATGATGAAGTGAAGAACATGATGTATACACATGCTTCACTTTGTGAAAGTATGAGATTTTACCCACCAGTTCCAATGGATTCTAAAGAAGCGGTTAAAGATGATGTATTACCAGATGGTACATTTGTGAAAAAGGGTACAAGGGTAACTTATCATCCATATGCAATGGGGAGATCAAAGGAAATATGGGGGGGAAATTGGGCTGAGTTTAAGCCAGAGAGATGGTTGAATAAAGATGAAGTGACAGGGAATTGGATGTTTGTAGGCAAAGATGTGTATAGTTATCCTGTTTTCCAAGCAGGGCCAAGGATTTGTTTAGGGAAAGAAATGGCGTTCTTGCAAATGAAGAGGGTGGTGGCTGGTGTTTTGCAACGGTTTAAGGTGGTTCCGGTGGCGGAGCAAGGGGTGGAGCCGGTGTTTATTGCTTATCTCACGGCCAAAATGAAAGGAGGTTTCCCAGTTACCATTGAAGAAAGGATATAG
- the LOC132039958 gene encoding cytochrome P450 94A1-like: MALIDLQLSNSLLICLVPFLLLLFIIFKKTTTNSTLLSRKIPKSYPLIGSYFSIIANQEQRIQWISDIILSTPKLTFTLIRPLNFHTIFTANPSNVQHMLKTNFHVYQKGQKSNSTLADFLSNGIFNVDGDIWKYQRQVASHEFNTKSLRKFVETVVDTELSERLIPILANAAAEKKVVDLQDIFQRFAFDNICKIAFGYDPGYLLPSLPEAEFAVAFEDSVRLISERFIYPFPLIWKIKRALNIGSEKKLRIAVQQVREFAKKIVREKQRELNEKSSLDSADLLSRFLSTGHSDEDFVTDIVISFILAGRDTTSAVLTWFFWLISKNPEVESQILEEIGGKNESLVLYDEVKNMMYTHASLCESMRFYPPVPMDSKEAVKDDVLPDGTFVKKGARVTYHPYAMGRSEEIWGENWAEFKPERWLNKDEVTGSWKFVSKDVYAYPVFQAGPRICLGKEMAFLQMKRVVAGVLQRFKVVPVAEKGVEPMFISYLTAKMKGGFPVTIEERI, translated from the coding sequence ATGGCACTAATAGACTTACAACTCTCAAACTCATTACTCATTTGCCTTGTTCCTTTTCTCCTCCTTCTCTTCATcatattcaagaaaacaacaactaataGTACTCTTTTGTCTCGTAAAATACCAAAATCATATCCTCTCATTGGTTCCTATTTTTCCATCATAGCAAATCAGGAGCAGCGAATTCAATGGATATCCGATATTATCTTAAGCACCCCTAAACTTACTTTCACTCTCATTCGACCCCTAAATTTCCACACTATTTTCACTGCCAACCCATCAAACGTCCAACACATGCTCAAAACAAACTTCCATGTTTAccaaaaaggtcaaaaatcaaACTCTACCCTTGCAGATTTCCTCAGTAATGGAATTTTCAATGTCGATGGTGATATATGGAAGTACCAAAGACAAGTTGCTAGTCATGAATTTAACACTAAGTCCTTACGAAAATTTGTTGAGACAGTTGTTGATACAGAATTATCCGAACGTTTAATTCCAATTCTTGCTAATGCTGCTGctgaaaaaaaagttgttgattTACAAGACATTTTCCAAAGGTTTGCTTTTGACAACATTTGTAAAATTGCATTTGGATACGACCCAGGGTACTTGTTACCCTCCCTGCCCGAGGCAGAATTTGCGGTTGCATTTGAAGATTCTGTTCGCCTAATCAGTGAAAGATTCATTTATCCCTTCCCACTTATATGGAAAATCAAACGTGCTCTAAACATTGGGTCAGAGAAAAAATTACGTATTGCAGTTCAACAAGTACGTGAATTCGCGAAAAAAATTGTGAGAGAGAAACAAAGGGAGCTAAACGAGAAATCATCGCTCGATTCAGCTGATTTGTTATCAAGATTCTTGAGTACAGGGCATTCTGATGAAGACTTTGTGACAGATATTGTGATAAGTTTTATATTGGCTGGACGTGACACGACTTCTGCTGTATTAACATGGTTTTTCTGGCTGATTTCGAAAAACCCGGAAGTGGAATCTCAAATCTtggaagaaattggaggaaaaaatgAGTCTTTAGTGCTATATGATGAAGTGAAAAACATGATGTATACACATGCTTCACTTTGTGAAAGCATGAGATTTTATCCACCAGTTCCAATGGATTCTAAAGAAGCAGTTAAGGATGATGTATTACCAGATGGTACATTTGTGAAAAAAGGAGCAAGAGTAACTTATCATCCTTATGCAATGGGGAGGTCAGAGGAAATATGGGGGGAAAATTGGGCTGAGTTTAAGCCAGAGAGATGGTTGAATAAAGATGAAGTGAcaggaagttggaagtttgtaAGCaaagatgtgtatgcatatccTGTTTTCCAAGCAGGGCCAAGAATTTGTTTAGGGAAAGAAATGGCATTTTTGCAAATGAAGAGGGTGGTTGCTGGTGTTTTGCAGCGGTTTAAGGTGGTTCCGGTGGCGGAAAAAGGGGTGGAGCCGatgttcatatcatatctcaCCGCAAAGATGAAGGGAGGTTTCCCTGTTACCATTGAAGAAAGGATATAG
- the LOC132039791 gene encoding auxin efflux carrier component 2 has protein sequence MITGKDIYDVLAAIIPLYVAMILAYGSVRWWKIFTPDQCSGINRFVAVFAVPLLGFHFISTNDPYAMNYHFIAADSLQKVVILFALFIWHVFSKNGSLEWMITLFSLSTLPNTLVMGIPLLKAMYGDFSGNLMVQIVVMQSVIWYTLMLFMFEYRGAKLLIGEQFPETAASITSFRVESDVVSLNGREPLQADAEIGDDGKLHVIVRRSSASSIISSYNKSHGLLQSNNMTPRASNLTGVEIYSVQSSREPTPRASSFNQTDFYAMFQSKTASPKHGYTNSFGGDVFSLQSSKGATPRTSNFEEEMSKIGSNKKRMGGRSMSGELYNSGSTASANGLVPPLYPPPNPMFAGQRKKEMGSGSGSGVPTPPLPAPNNNNNNNNNNNNNNNNKELHMFVWSSSASPTSEGNNKHAVNRGGSTEFGVLDASKAVLQQEIAAARENASYVGKSNGEKEIEIENGSNKYGAANGSPFPGHKKVGDMDDQEGVKKAQMPPASVMTRLILIMVWRKLIRNPNTYSSLLGLIWSLVSYRWNIQMPSIVKGSISILSDAGLGMAMFSLGLFMALQPKIIACGKSVATFSMAVRFLTGPAVIAATSIAIGLRGVLLHVAIVQAALPQGIVPFVFAKEYNVHPDILSTAVIFGMLVALPITILYYILLGL, from the exons ATGATTACTGGTAAAGACATATATGATGTTCTTGCAGCAATTATACCTTTATATGTTGCTATGATCTTAGCTTATGGCTCTGTCCGTTGGTGGAAAATCTTCACACCAGATCAATGTTCTGGAATTAACCGATTCGTGGCGGTTTTCGCTGTTCCTCTTCTTggttttcatttcatttcaaccAATGATCCTTATGCTATGAACTACCATTTCATCGCAGCTGATTCGTTGCAAAAGGTTGTGATCCTTTTCGCGCTTTTCATATGGCATGTTTTTAGCAAAAACGGGAGTTTAGAATGGATGATTACATTGTTTTCGTTATCGACACTTCCAAACACTTTGGTTATGGGAATTCCGTTGCTTAAAGCAATGTACGGAGATTTCTCAGGGAATCTCATGGTACAAATTGTTGTTATGCAAAGTGTTATTTGGTACACTTTAATGCTTTTCATGTTCGAATATCGAGGCGCGAAGTTACTAATCGGAGAGCAGTTTCCTGAAACTGCTGCTTCGATTACTTCGTTTCGAGTTGAATCTGATGTAGTTTCGCTAAACGGGCGTGAACCGTTACAAGCCGATGCGGAAATTGGAGATGATGGGAAATTGCATGTTATTGTAAGGAGATCTTCTGCTTCTTCTATTATTTCGTCTTACAACAAGTCACATGGATTGTTGCAATCGAATAACATGACTCCTAGGGCTTCGAATTTAACCGGGGTCGAGATTTATTCGGTTCAATCGTCTCGAGAACCTACTCCAAGGGCGTCTAGTTTTAACCAGACTGATTTTTACGCCATGTTTCAAAGCAAAACAGCTAGTCCGAAGCACGGGTACACGAATAGCTTTGGTGGAGATGTGTTTTCGTTGCAGTCATCGAAAGGGGCAACACCAAGAACCTCGAATTTTGAGGAGGAGATGTCCAAGATTGGAAGCAATAAGAAGAGAATGGGAG GTAGGAGTATGAGCGGGGAGCTATACAACAGTGGTAGTACTGCTTCTGCTAATGGATTGGTACCACCTTTGTATCCACCTCCAAATCCAATGTTTGCGGGgcaaaggaaaaaggaaatggGAAGTGGAAGTGGAAGTGGAGTGCCTACGCCACCATTGCCTGCGccgaataacaacaacaataataataataataataataataataataataataaagagcTTCACATGTTTGTTTGGAGTTCAAGTGCTTCACCTACATCTGAAGGTAATAATAAACATGCAGTTAATAGAGGTGGTTCAACTGAATTTGGGGTGCTTGATGCATCCAAAGCTGTTCTTCAACAAGAGATAGCTGCAGCTAGAG AGAATGCAAGTTATGTCGGGAAAtcaaatggagaaaaagaaatagAGATAGAGAATGGTTCGAATAAGTATGGAGCAGCAAATGGGTCACCTTTCCCAGGGCACAAGAAAGTAGGTGACATGGATGATCAAGAAGGAGTGAAGAAAGCACAGATGCCTCCTGCTAGTGTTATGACAAGGCTTATACTTATTATGGTTTGGAGGAAGTTGATAAGAAATCCAAACACCTATTCAAGTTTGCTAGGTCTCATTTGGTCTCTCGTCTCATACAG GTGGAATATTCAAATGCCTTCCATTGTGAAAGGATCAATCTCAATTCTATCAGATGCTGGTCTTGGAATGGCTATGTTCAGTCTAG GTCTATTTATGGCTTTACAACCAAAGATCATAGCATGTGGAAAGTCGGTTGCCACATTTTCCATGGCAGTTAGGTTTTTAACAGGACCTGCAGTTATTGCTGCTACTTCTATTGCTATTGGCCTTCGTGGTGTATTACTACATGTTGCCATTGTTCAG GCTGCTCTTCCCCAAGGCATTGTTCCCTTTGTGTTCGCAAAAGAATATAATGTCCACCCTGATATTCTTAGTACTGC GGTTATATTTGGAATGCTAGTTGCCTTGCCAATTACAATACTGTATTACATACTTCTTGGGCTTTAA